The sequence TGTCCGGACCAAGGGCACAAAGCGGGCCAGCACGATCGCCTTGCCTCCGTGCCGTTCATAAAACTCCTTGGCGGCCATCAGGTGGTGATGCTTGACGAAGCGGAGCCGGCCTTTCTCGAACACCTGTTCGCTCATTTGTAGGCCGATGAAGTAGTTCAGCGCGTCGCCCGTAATGGCAGCGATCATCAGCACGACGTTGAGCGTGACGATGTCGAAGATCTCTTGCGAAGCCAGGAACCCGGCGGCAAACAGCAGCGAGTCGCCCGGTAGGAAGAAGCCAATCAGCAGTCCGGTCTCGCTGAAGATGATGGCGAACAGGATGCCATAGCACCACAGGACGCCGACGCTGGTGACCAGCTCGCGAAGGTTGTCCGGCTTGCGCAGGTCCATCAGCCATTTCATGCTGTCCCAGATCGAATGCAAGAATTCCATCACCGCGCTCCGAGATCAGCCTCCGTGGCAAAAGGCCGCGCGCCGCGGCCAACTGGCGGCCCAAAATATAACCCGTAGCCGGGAAAAGCCGTAGGCCAAACCGGCGTAAGCCGCTCGTTTCCAGCGCGCAAACTGGTTCAATTCAAGGTCGCCAGCGCGTACGATGTCGGCTCCTCTGCCCGCCAGTCGGCGACCATTGATCGATTCCGCACCAACACGGGGCCAGCCACAGATGTCGCAAACGCCTGCACCTGAAGCGAATGAGGGCGGCGCGGACCCACGCCACGGCCGGCCGTTGCACCAAAAGATATTGATCGGGCTACTGGTCGGCGCCACGCTCGGACTGTTGTGCAACTGGCTGGGTCGCGTCTCGCTCGAGGCGCCCTCGGCGCCGGACGTGAATCGCAACGGCCTGTGGGACACGATCGACTTCTGGGCCGTGGAGGTGGCCGATCCCATCGGCAAGATTTTCCTTCGGCTAGTGATGATGGTGGTGATCCCGCTGATCTTCTCGGCCTTGTCGTTGGGGATGCTCGAGTTGGGAGACGTGCGCCGCCTGGGTCGCGTGGGGCTGCGCACGCTGATCTGGACGGCGGTCCTGTCGGCCAGCGCCGTGGCCATTGGGCTCACGATCGTCAACGTGTTTCAGCCCGGCCGCAGCTTGACCGAAGAGCAACAGACGACGCTCCGCGCGCAATACAGCGGCGCCGCGCAAAAGGCAATCAATCAGGCCGAAGCCGCCAAGCCGGTCAAGAAACTGCTGCTCGACATCATTCCCGAAAACCCGTTGCAGGAAATGGTCGGCGCGCTGGATGGCAGCAGCCCGGGCAATGGGATGCTGGCCGTGATGTTCTGCGCGTTGACCGTGGGGCTGGCGCTGACGGTGGCGGGCCCGCGGGTCGAGACGTTGGTCAAGTTCCTCGAAGGAATGTTCGACGTCTCGATGACGATCATCGGCTTTGCCATGCGGATCGCGCCGGTTGGCGTGGCGTGCCTGATCTTCTCGGTGACGGCTCAGATCGGCTTTGACATTTTGAAGACGCTGGCATGGTTCGTCGTCACGGTGCTGATTGGGATGACGATCCAGGTCGTAGTCGTCTACTCATTGGCCGTGTGGGTCGGCGGCCGCCGACCGCCGTTGCAGTTCTTTCGCGACATCGCCGAGGCGATGTTGACCGCGTTTGGCACATCGAGTTCGAACGCGACGCTGCCCACGTCGCTGCGCGTGGCCCGCGACAAGCTGCACTTGCCGCACGATATTTCCCAGTTTGTCCTGACGATCGGCTCGACCGCGAATCAGAACGGCACCGCCCTGTACGAAGGGGTGGTGGTGCTGTTTCTGGCCCAGGTGTTCGGCATTCACCTCGATCTGCAACAGCAACTGACCGTGGTGCTGATGTCGGTCCTGGCCGGCGTGGGGACCGCGGGCGTGCCGGGGGGCTCGATCCCGATGATCGTGATCGTGCTCAAGAGCGTGGGCATGTCGGGCGACGAGATCGGCATCATCCTGGGCATCGACCGCGTGCTCGACATGTGCCGAACCGTGCTCAACGTCTCGGGCGATTTGGTTCTGGCGACGTGCGTGTCGCGCGGCGAGCGTGAGGCGCCAGCCCCCGTGGTGCCAGCGTAGAGCAATTTCCAGAACCGCATCGGGAGGGTAGCCCAGGTGCTTGCACCTGGGTGGCCGCAGGCCACAAGAAACCTCGAGCGCCGTCTCGCACGGGTGGCGACTTTCCATTTGGGTTGCGCGAGCCCAGCGAGTTTCTTGTTGCTGCGCAACACCGATGGTCGAGCCATCGGTGCCATCCCTGACGCTAGAGCGTGGTGAGACCCGCCTTAGCTGCCGCGGCGGGCGCTATGCAGGCCGGCTTCGTGGTGCAGCGAGCCGAGGATTGCCCCGTGACTCTGATGGACCGTTTCGTGGTCACGGCGCGGCTGCGAGGCGCGGCGATTGGCGATGAACTTGCGGCCGAACAACGAGCCAATCGGCCCGACTAGCACCGCCGGCAGCACCACCAGGTTGCCAACCATTGCCGCGGTCAGCAGCGTGACCATCATGTAGCCGAAGCGTTGCGTCGGCGTGAACGGGCTGAGGACGAACACCGACATGCCCAGGCCGATCACCCCCCAACTCTGATACATCGCCCGGGCACAGCCCTGGTAGGCGACCATAATCGATTGCTTGCGGCTCAGGCCGTCTTTCAGGCCGCCGCGGTACATGAGCATGAAGTGAACGACGTCGTCCACGGTCACGCCCAACGCCACGGCCGGCGCCATCACGGTGCCCGTGTCGACCAGAATGCCCGCCCAACCCATCACGCCAAAGACAATGAACATGGGGAAGATGCTGGGGAGCGTTAAGACCAGGCCGGCCGTCCATTCGCGGACGCAGATCGTCATCACGATCGTGACGGTGATCAGGTCCATCACGAAGCCCCACAGCAGGTTGTCGAACAACGACCGCTGGGCTTTGTAGACGACGGGAACCAGGCCGGTGTAAACGACTTCCATGCCGGCTTGCTGTTGAACGTCTGGTTCGCCGACGACCATCTCGACTTCGCGTTTCATCTCGTCGATGAACTCGTGATAGTCGACGTTCTTGAGCGCGCCGACGCGGGCGCTGATCCGCCACAGTTCGGAGTCCTCGCCATCGTCGGTCAAGAATCCGGCGTTGACGAATTCCTCGCGGTGTTCGGACATTCGCTTGTTGATCTGGTCGCGGGCCAGTTTGTATTTGTCCTTGATGGCAATGCGCGTGAACGCTCCGCCCAACCCGCTCGAGGACTTGTAATCTTCCTTCTTGGGCAAGTCGCGGCTAAAGGTCAGGGCCGAGAGGGCGCTGCCGACTTGTGGCATTTTCGTGACCCGGTCCTCGATCTTTTCAATCAGTTCCAGTCGTTCGAGGAAGGTCAGCGGGCAGACCTGCGGATCGCGCGACAGCTTGACGACGATCTCCATCGGCACCAGTTCGCCCAGGTGATCCTCGAGCCAGGCGTAGTCGGCCTTGATTCGCGCGCCGTCCGGGAACATCCGCATCAGCTCGACGCTGGTGCGCATCTTGGTCATGCCCCAGCCGCCCAAAAACAGCACCAACAAGCCGCACGCGGTGACCAGTTTGTTATGCTCGACGATCCAATCGGCAAACCGCCACAGCGGGCCTTGGCCGATTTCGCCCGGCGACTTGGCGGCAGCTTCGGCCCGCTCGCGATCGGCGTCGGTGACCCGCATGGGGAACAGTTGAAACGCCGCGGGCAAGAACAGGCAGAGCACCAGCGCGCTCGAGCCCACACCCACGGCCGAGAACAAGCCGAACAATTGAATTGGCACCAACTCGTTGTAGCAAAGCGTCAACAGCCCGATCACGGTCGTGCCCGTGGCCAAGCCCAGCGGCAGCGCCGCGTGCTGGATGGCGCGGCCTGGCGCTCCTTCGATTCCTTCTTCGACGCACGTGTCACGGTAGTAGTTCGACAGGTGGATGGCGCCCGAGATAGCCGCCACATAGACCAGCGAGACCATCGTCAGCATCACGGTGTTCATCGTGACGCCAAAGAAGTACCAGCCGACCCACCAAACGATCGACATGCTCAGCGTGGTGCTGTAGATGCCCGAGGCAAAGACCATGAACACCAGCCGCTTGCTGCGGAGGCAGTACCAGGAAATCACCAGGCCGATCAACATGGCCGAGCCGAACAGCCGGACCATGCTGGCGCGGCCGGCGTCGTCGAGCGCGGCGTTGTCGACGGGCGGCCCGCCCATGTGCAGCTTCTCGGCCGGAATCGCGCATTCAGCGGTGGCGCAGTCGCGGACGACTCGCACCGCCTCCGAGGCCTTGTCGCAGCCCATTTTCGATAGGGTCAAGACGACGCAGGTCTGGTTATGATCTGGTCCGATCAGCGAACCCTTCAAGCGCTCGAGCGCTTGGACATGGCTCAAATTCAACGGCGGATTGGTCAGCCGTTCGAGCAATTGGGGCCCGGTCATGGCCGAGTCGAAGTAGGCGTAGCGCCCCGTCGACTTCAAGGCCGGATCGTCGGTGGTCAGCTTTTCGACCAGCAACTGCATCCGGTTCTTGGGATCGTCCAGGGTACAGCCGTCCCAACTGGCCAGAATGAACTGCTCGCCGGAAAAGTTCTTGAGGAACCAGCGGAAGTTCTGCGTCTCGGTATAGGTGTCCGGCAGCCATTGCTGGACGTCGTTCTTGTTGCTGCGAAAGGCTCGGAACGCTCCGACCAGCGAGAAGCCGAGCAGCGCCGCCGCCACAATCAAGACTTTTAGACTGTGACGACCAAAGAACGATGACTTCATTGTGCGTTCTACCGTCAGGACGCTGGGCATTGGTCGGCCGACCGGTCGCTATTCCGGTGGGTGCGGTTCCTCCGCGAACCCTGGCCTGTTTGACACTCGCCACCAGCGAGGCCAACCGTTGCTAAAGCCAACGGCGGCAACGAAGTGACACTTCTTATTTTTCGGCTTTCGAGCTCACATAAAACGTGCAAAACCGGCAACCACTTGGGCGCGACCGCTGGCATCCAACGGTGGCCGAAACCAGCCAAATGTGCTGGCAGATCGGCCGCGGTTGCCAAAACTCGGGAGAAACGAATGTTTCCAGCCGGCTAGCATAAGTAGATCAGTTTACCGGGCCGCCGACGATTAGTCGATAACGAAGTATCGGAGCTAGCATTTCGCCCTGTCAGAAGGCGTGATCTGCGTCAACTATTACGTCTGCTTATATTCGTATCACGCTGAGGTCGGTGTCGTACGAGTAGTCGCATCTCTGCTAGCGGCAAGAAGTTTTGCGCCTAGCCAGGGTTGCCGGGCGCTAGGAAGCCAGCTCCAACGTCCCCCATAGGCTCGGATCTTCCTGATAAGGAAATTCCGAGCCGCAACTGAACGATTGGGTGCCGATTTCGCGGTCGACGATCGCATAGGTAAAGCCCAAGCGCGGATGCTCGGCCGGATCGAAGCCGGTCAGGGCCGACGCCGGAACAAAGGCCGACAGAATGTAGCCGCCGACGCGCTTCTCGCGGTGCGCTTGCAGCACTCCTGGCTTGATCGGCTTGGGGTTCTCCTTGGCCCGGTTGATGAGCCATTGCTCGGCCACGGGATCGTCGAGCGCCCGCCCCGAGCCGGCCGGCATGAAGATAAATGCATGACAGAATCGCGACGCGCGGTGGATGTTCTTGGTGTCACGGGTGTCGACCCAAACACGCAGGCTGTCGCTTTCGTCCGGCCGCGCGTCACGACACCAAGGAGGCTGCTTTTTCCCCTCGACGCGGACCCAAAAGGCTAGCCCCTCGTCGCTCCAGCCGACTCGCACTTCGCCCCAAGGACGATCCAGGTCCAAGTCACCCAGTGGCGGCAGCGCGTGCTCGGGGCCGAGCGGCGCGCCGTTGGCCGTCCACAGCGGTTCGCACTTGCGGCACGGCACGGCGTAGCGGAACAAAAATCGGGGAGCGATCAGTGACATAGTTGGTTGAATCTTTGGCTATCGCATTGTCTTCTTTAGCCCCCGGTCAATGACCGGGGGCGTTCGAGCATCAATCTTCTTTCACGTCCGAAATAAAAACTCCTCAAGCCCCAGCCGAAGCCGGCCGCGCCCCGCGCCGCCCAGGCGCTTTGCCCACCGCCGCGGCATGCTCGGACAAAAACTCGGACAGTTCGGCAGTCAACTCCGCCGTTTCGCGGAACTTCAACTTCACCACGTCACGATCCGCCCGGTCGGTGGCCAACTCGGGTTCGTGCCCCAGGTTGGTCACGCGGCCCAGGGCGAATTGCTGTTTCGGCCCGACCAATTGCAAGTCGACCGACGCGGGGCGCTTGGTGTACACCGTGGCCCAAGGTTCCGTCGCGCCCGGCAGAAACAGGTGGACCAACTGTTGATTGTTCCACAGAAACTGCCCCTCGGGCGCCGCCTCGGACAAGTGTTCGATCAGCTCTTCGAGCAGTTCTGTGTTCCAGGTCACGCGCTTGCCCAGCGGGAAACCCTTGCGCGACAGATGCCACTTCTGACCGAGTTTCTTCCAGGGCATCATTTCTTCGGGGTTCTGCTGCACGCGCTCGGTGAACTTTTCGAAGCTGGCGATCGCCTCGTCGATGAACTGCCAGAAAGCCGGCTTGTCGACTTCCTCCCACGAATGCACCGTCAGTTGCACCTCTTGCCACGGGCCGCGCAGATTCTTGCACTTCACCCGCGACTCACTTCCATAGACCGGCAAGTCGGGCAAGTCGTTCAGCGGCTTGAGGTCCAGCGTTTCGATCAGCTTGTCCCGGTTGAAGCTCCGTTTGGCGACGCGGAACTTGAGCTTCAGCAACCACTCCTCGCCGGTGATGGCGTGGAAGAACCAACCGTCCGCCTTGACGGGGCCGCAAACCTCGACCACGGTGCGGGCGTTCCAGTTGGTGGCGCTGAAGGCCCCCGACGCTTCGATTCGATCAACGACCTTGGCCAGAATTTTGCCGTCCCAGCGACACGGCTTGCCATTGCGCGCCAGGCGTTCCTTGGTGTGCCAGTTGCGGCCGTCGGATTCCCAAGGCATCTTCGCCTGCTTGCCCACCTCGGCCAGGTCCAGATCATCGGCGCGCCGGGTCTGCTCGGCGACAAAGTCGTAAGGCTTGCGTTCGATGTGCGGCCCG is a genomic window of Planctomycetota bacterium containing:
- a CDS encoding VTT domain-containing protein; its protein translation is MKWLMDLRKPDNLRELVTSVGVLWCYGILFAIIFSETGLLIGFFLPGDSLLFAAGFLASQEIFDIVTLNVVLMIAAITGDALNYFIGLQMSEQVFEKGRLRFVKHHHLMAAKEFYERHGGKAIVLARFVPLVRTFTPFVAGVGRMGYLQFALYNIVGAVGWVFSMSVAGYFLGQIPLIKNNFEAAVITIVIVSVLPVVWGAFKHWRENARKTASATE
- a CDS encoding dicarboxylate/amino acid:cation symporter; this translates as MSQTPAPEANEGGADPRHGRPLHQKILIGLLVGATLGLLCNWLGRVSLEAPSAPDVNRNGLWDTIDFWAVEVADPIGKIFLRLVMMVVIPLIFSALSLGMLELGDVRRLGRVGLRTLIWTAVLSASAVAIGLTIVNVFQPGRSLTEEQQTTLRAQYSGAAQKAINQAEAAKPVKKLLLDIIPENPLQEMVGALDGSSPGNGMLAVMFCALTVGLALTVAGPRVETLVKFLEGMFDVSMTIIGFAMRIAPVGVACLIFSVTAQIGFDILKTLAWFVVTVLIGMTIQVVVVYSLAVWVGGRRPPLQFFRDIAEAMLTAFGTSSSNATLPTSLRVARDKLHLPHDISQFVLTIGSTANQNGTALYEGVVVLFLAQVFGIHLDLQQQLTVVLMSVLAGVGTAGVPGGSIPMIVIVLKSVGMSGDEIGIILGIDRVLDMCRTVLNVSGDLVLATCVSRGEREAPAPVVPA
- a CDS encoding MMPL family transporter → MKSSFFGRHSLKVLIVAAALLGFSLVGAFRAFRSNKNDVQQWLPDTYTETQNFRWFLKNFSGEQFILASWDGCTLDDPKNRMQLLVEKLTTDDPALKSTGRYAYFDSAMTGPQLLERLTNPPLNLSHVQALERLKGSLIGPDHNQTCVVLTLSKMGCDKASEAVRVVRDCATAECAIPAEKLHMGGPPVDNAALDDAGRASMVRLFGSAMLIGLVISWYCLRSKRLVFMVFASGIYSTTLSMSIVWWVGWYFFGVTMNTVMLTMVSLVYVAAISGAIHLSNYYRDTCVEEGIEGAPGRAIQHAALPLGLATGTTVIGLLTLCYNELVPIQLFGLFSAVGVGSSALVLCLFLPAAFQLFPMRVTDADRERAEAAAKSPGEIGQGPLWRFADWIVEHNKLVTACGLLVLFLGGWGMTKMRTSVELMRMFPDGARIKADYAWLEDHLGELVPMEIVVKLSRDPQVCPLTFLERLELIEKIEDRVTKMPQVGSALSALTFSRDLPKKEDYKSSSGLGGAFTRIAIKDKYKLARDQINKRMSEHREEFVNAGFLTDDGEDSELWRISARVGALKNVDYHEFIDEMKREVEMVVGEPDVQQQAGMEVVYTGLVPVVYKAQRSLFDNLLWGFVMDLITVTIVMTICVREWTAGLVLTLPSIFPMFIVFGVMGWAGILVDTGTVMAPAVALGVTVDDVVHFMLMYRGGLKDGLSRKQSIMVAYQGCARAMYQSWGVIGLGMSVFVLSPFTPTQRFGYMMVTLLTAAMVGNLVVLPAVLVGPIGSLFGRKFIANRRASQPRRDHETVHQSHGAILGSLHHEAGLHSARRGS